In a genomic window of Miscanthus floridulus cultivar M001 unplaced genomic scaffold, ASM1932011v1 fs_184_2_3, whole genome shotgun sequence:
- the LOC136530721 gene encoding uncharacterized protein — KLKIKKITRGFLRRCYAFHRTPPLLGLFRISQRSGCFVPVGEAPDCVPSAGFALPDPASWFLLGCRHGRALLRSRPSWLQLLVWDPITGHRRCVRLGRLGGHVQACHATVVGDPVGLGRCAGSFRVSFVFTGNGRASACLYSSETGAWGRLITADTFCHNVCMKPNALVGDMVYWLLEDDDGGILELHLGNESLALVELPPSAQRFYQWNLQLMEAEAGVLGFAGVKEYSLHLWAREADCDGTANWVLRT; from the coding sequence aagttaaaaataaaaaaaatcacacgGGGCTTCCTCCGCCGCTGCTACGCATTCCACCGAACACCTCCCCTGCTCGGCCTATTCCGTATCTCCCAGCGCAGTGGGTGCTTCGTCCCCGTTGGAGAGGCCCCGGACTGCGTCCCCTCAGCGGGCTTCGCCCTCCCCGACCCCGCCAGCTGGTTCCTCCTCGgttgccgccatggccgcgcgcTCCTCCGCAGCCGACCCAGTtggctccagctcctcgtctgggaCCCCATCACCGGGCACCGACGCTGTGTCCGCCTCGGCCGGCTCGGGGGGCACGTCCAGGCGTGCCATGCCACCGTTGTTGGCGACCCGGTGGGCCTGGGCCGCTGCGCGGGCTCCTTCCGCGTGTCCTTCGTGTTCACCGGCAACGGCCGTGCGTCCGCCTGCCTCTACTCGTCGGAGACTGGCGCCTGGGGCAGGCTGATCACGGCGGACACGTTTTGCCACAACGTCTGCATGAAGCCCAACGCGTTGGTGGGGGACATGGTGTACTGGTTGCTTGAAGATGACGACGGTGGCATCCTTGAGCTCCATTTGGGCAATGAGAGCTTGGCCTTGGTCGAGCTGCCACCAAGCGCGCAGAGATTTTACCAGTGGAACCTCCAGCTGATGGAAGCCGAGGCCGGCGTGCTGGGATTTGCTGGCGTGAAGGAGTACAGCCTGCATCTGTGGGCGCGGGAGGCCGATTGTGATGGCACTGCGAATTGGGTGCTGCGCACCTGA